TTCGATGGAGATGATCATCGCCCGCTCCGGCCTGTCCACAGGTGCGGTGTATGGCTACTTCATCGGCAAGGATCAGATCATCAACGCCGTCATCACCGAGGGCACCGCGGCGATGGCCGAGCACCTCGCGCCCGTCCTCACCAACCCCGAGCCACCACCCCCCGCCGAGTTCGTCGAGCAGCTGCTGCGCGCCATCGCCCGCTTCGGCCGCCACAAGAAAGGCGACATCGACCGACTGCTCGTCTCCCTCCACGGCTGGAGTCACTCTCAAAGCAATCCCGACCTGAGAAAGGCGACAAACGCCGCCTACGCCGGCCTGCGCAAGAGATTCCGCGACGTGGCACAGCGATGGCAGGCAACCGGCACGCTCGCGGCCGACACGAACCCGGACGCCATGGCCCAACTACTCACGACCATCACCCTCGGCTTCGTCGCCCAGCGAGCCCTCGCCGGTTCAGCCGACCTAGCAGCCCATGTCGCCGCCCTGAAGTCGCTCGCCGGCCGCGTCCCCATCAGCGGTGCACGGTGAGCCCGCTCGGCACATCACCAGCCGTCACGCGCGCCGGCCACTCCTCGGCTGACTATGCCCTGCACGGAGTCAAAGTCTGCAAGGCCGTCGCCGCCGAGCCGCCACGCGCAGGTTGCCTCCGGGTGCTTGGCTGTCCAGGATTTCTCTGGGGTGCATTCGGTTGCCCGCGCAGGTACGAATCACCCCTGCTCTCGCCAGACCCAGTCACGACGGGTTCCTACCTTGGTCCAACAAGGCTCTGACCAGCGCAAACGCACGCACAGTATCGATCTCCGACAACGGCGCAGCTGGCCCATAGTCGGGCGTCCGTCTAGCCGGTGCATGCCGAGGTTGTGGCCACCAGTCGTGGCAGCAGGATCGCGACAGATCCGGCGGAGGTAGACGAGGCCAGTTGTACGCCGGCCCCTTGTGGCAGGGCTGACGGGTTGATCACGACAACCGTGCTGCCCTCGGTCGGCATCGTCACCGTCGGGCTCGGTGGTGGCGCGTCGGGGGTGGCGCGGGTCATTCGGGGGGTTCCGGCCGGCGGCGTGGGCAGTTGGTGATCGGACGGGAAGACCTCGTCCAGCACCTCCGAGCTTGCCGGGTAGGTCCGGCATGACGAGTTGAGCTGATCGAAGGTGACGCTGGCGGGCACCCCGTCAGCACGCAGCGTGGCCTGCAGGCCGCCCGGGTCTCGCAGTTGACGGAGAGTGATGGAGATGTCGCCGTCGGCTTGCTTAGCGACGGTCCAGGCGGCGAGCCGCACGTGGGTGGCCGGCGTACGGGGCGAGCGGTTTGCGCCGCTGCGGCTGTCGGTCGCCTGCTGCGTCGGGTGCCCCGATGCGGTCAGTGTGCTCGCGGCCAGGGCACCCGCTCCGGCGACAGCGACCGTGGCCGCTGCCGCGACTGGCGCGCGCCGGCGAGCTCGGATGGTGTGGCCGCGACGGATGATCTGCGTGAGGGGGGTGTCCGCGTGCACGTCGGCGACCGAGTCGCGCACCATGGTGGCCAGCTGACTGTCGTTCATGATCGCTGCTCCTGTCGTAGGTCGGGTTCGAGTTGGCTGCGAAGCGTGGTCATGGCGCGGGCGAGGTGGGCCATCACGGTGCCGGGAGCGATCCCGAGGGTGGCTGCCGTCGTGTTGGTATCGAGGTCGAGGATCAGCCGCAGCGCGACCACCTGCCGCTGCCGCTCGGGGAGTCGACGCAGCGCCGTCATGATCTGCGGGTCAACCCAGCCCGCCGACGTGGCGCCAGCTTGGGAGGGCTCGGCGCCCGCGACCGGTGCGGGCACAGGTATCTCGCGGCGACGCCGCCGCCAACGGGACACGCCGGCATTCAGCGCGGTCCGCACGATCCAGGCCTTGGGCGCCGGGTGGTGGCCCACGGTGGACCAGGACGCCCAGGCGCGGGCGA
This genomic stretch from Mycobacteriales bacterium harbors:
- a CDS encoding TetR/AcrR family transcriptional regulator, with the translated sequence MPRITDERREARREQILEAARACLQEHGLEAVSMEMIIARSGLSTGAVYGYFIGKDQIINAVITEGTAAMAEHLAPVLTNPEPPPPAEFVEQLLRAIARFGRHKKGDIDRLLVSLHGWSHSQSNPDLRKATNAAYAGLRKRFRDVAQRWQATGTLAADTNPDAMAQLLTTITLGFVAQRALAGSADLAAHVAALKSLAGRVPISGAR
- a CDS encoding sigma-70 family RNA polymerase sigma factor produces the protein MGDRLDFAEFYRDAVDDCLRAVVVSVADADVARDLVDEAFARAWASWSTVGHHPAPKAWIVRTALNAGVSRWRRRRREIPVPAPVAGAEPSQAGATSAGWVDPQIMTALRRLPERQRQVVALRLILDLDTNTTAATLGIAPGTVMAHLARAMTTLRSQLEPDLRQEQRS